CGACCCTCAGGTCGCGGCGGTGGCGCCGGGATCCGCGGACGCGGCCCGGCAGGCGGGGCAGGGCCCCGTGCGTGACCTCGGTGCTCGCGTGTCGTCGGGCATGCGGAGGAGTCAAGCACACTTCCCTTGAGTCATTCAAAACAAGTGCACGGGCGGCGCGTCGCGCGACCGACCGTGCCTAGGCTCGACGGGCGGCCCCACCGGCCGCAGGAGATCGGAGCACCGCATGAAGCACATCCACACCGGCACGGGCCTCGACGTCGGCCGCATCGGCCTCGGCTGCATGGGCATGAGCGCGTTCTACGACGGCGCCGGCCAGGACGACGCCGAGTCGATCCGCACCATCCACCGCGCGGTCGAGCAGGGCGTCACGCTGTTCGACACCGCCGAGGGCTACGGCCCCTTCACCAACGAGCGGCTGGTCGGATCCGCCCTCCGCGACCACCGCGACGACGTCGTCATCGCGACCAAGTTCGGGATCATGACGCACGCCCCGGGCAAGGACGCCGAGGACTCCACGCGCGGCATCGACAGCTCCCCCACCAGCATCCGCATCGCCGTCGAGGCGATGCTGCAGCGCCTCGGGACCGACCGCATCGACGTCCTCTACCAGCACCGCGTCGACCCGGCCGTGCCCATCGAGGAGGTCGTCGGCGTGATGGCGGAGCTCGTCGAGGAGGGCAAGGTCGTGCACCTCGGCCTGTCCGAGGCCGGGCCCGACACGATCCGCCGCGCGCACGCCGTGCACCCCATCTCGGTGCTGCAGAGCGAGTACTCCATCTGGACGCGCGACCCCGAGCAGGACGTGCTCGGCGTGCTGCGCGAGCTCGGCATCGGGCTCGTGGCCTACTCGCCCCTCGGTCGCGGGTTCCTCACCGGGTCCATCACGAGCCCCGCCGACCTGTCGACCAGCGACTACCGGGCCTCGAACCCGCGCTTCGCAGAGGAGGCGTTCACGCAGAACATGCGCATCGTCGACGCCGTGAAGGCGGTGGCGGGCGAGCTCGACGCGACGCCCGCGCAGGTCGCGCTCGCGTGGATCCTCGCCCAGGGCGACGACATCGCGGTGATCCCCGGCACGAAGCGCGTCGCGCGCCTCGATGAGAACGTCGCCGCGGACGCCCTGACGCTCTCCGCCGACCAGCTCGCGCGGCTCTCGTCGCTGCCCACCCCGGTCGGCGACCGCTACGAGGACATGACGCCCCTCGGGCGCTGATCCCCGGCACGGCAGCGGGCCCGGTCGCCTCGGCGTCCGGGCCCGCGGTGCGCGCGGCGCGGCACGCGGGATGCGACCTGCGGATGACGCGGCGCCGCCGTCCCCCCTTGTATCGTCTCTCGATGGATCGACATTCGATGCACGAAGGAGGACCCGGCATGGCGACGGCGACGAGGATCGGCGTGAAGGCGCTCGTGGCGCTCGGGATCGTGGTGGAGGCGCTCATGGTCTCCGCGGCGACGGGCCCGCTGCGCGAGAGCGAGGCCGACCTCGACGGGCTCGTGGTGCCGGTGGCGGTGTGGATCGTCGCCGTCACGCTGTGCGCGCAGGCGGTCCTCGTGATCATCTGGCGGCTCACGTCGATGACCGCGAGCGACGCCATCTTCGACCGGCGCGCGTTCGCGCTGGTGCGGGCGATGATCGCGCTGGGCGCCGTCGCGACGGCCCTCGCGGTCGCCGCGTTCGCGGGTCTCGCGGCCGCGGGCATCAC
The nucleotide sequence above comes from Clavibacter sp. B3I6. Encoded proteins:
- a CDS encoding aldo/keto reductase, with translation MKHIHTGTGLDVGRIGLGCMGMSAFYDGAGQDDAESIRTIHRAVEQGVTLFDTAEGYGPFTNERLVGSALRDHRDDVVIATKFGIMTHAPGKDAEDSTRGIDSSPTSIRIAVEAMLQRLGTDRIDVLYQHRVDPAVPIEEVVGVMAELVEEGKVVHLGLSEAGPDTIRRAHAVHPISVLQSEYSIWTRDPEQDVLGVLRELGIGLVAYSPLGRGFLTGSITSPADLSTSDYRASNPRFAEEAFTQNMRIVDAVKAVAGELDATPAQVALAWILAQGDDIAVIPGTKRVARLDENVAADALTLSADQLARLSSLPTPVGDRYEDMTPLGR
- a CDS encoding DUF2975 domain-containing protein, which gives rise to MATATRIGVKALVALGIVVEALMVSAATGPLRESEADLDGLVVPVAVWIVAVTLCAQAVLVIIWRLTSMTASDAIFDRRAFALVRAMIALGAVATALAVAAFAGLAAAGITPPAVMVALVGVAALCAAFCLVLVTMSGLLRRAAASHAELAEVV